The Cyclobacteriaceae bacterium DNA segment AAATGACGCAGTTCGTCACAGAGCTGAACCAACTGGGCCTGATCGAGTTTTTTTACATCGTCAGGGCTATTGATTTTAGCCAAAAGAGGGCCGGGCGTGATAAGCATGATTTTTCAGGTATAAAGCGTTTAACAATGGGCTTAAACCAATTGTTTTGGCTGGGTAAACCATTTACAATTCTGTAAAAATACATATTTCAACAGATCGGGCATTATTTATTGTAACGAACCCCCTTTTAGCACCTCTGCTAAGGAAATTTGGAATAAATTTGCCCCTTCCATGACAACAACAGCACAAGAGAATTTTGAGGTCAGATTACCCCTTTTTGAGGGTCCTTTCGACCTTTTATTGTTTTTTATCGAGCGCGATGAGCTGGATATCTATGATATTCCCATCGCTAAAATCACCAAAGATTTCCTTGACTACCTGCACCATTTAGACACGCTGAATGTGGAGGTGGCCAGCGAGTTCATCCTTGTGGCTGCTACGCTCATGCGGATCAAATCCAAAATGCTGTTGCCTCGTCCGCAAATTGATGAACAGGGTAACGAAATTGATCCTCGTGAAGAGCTGGTAAAACATTTACTGGAGTACAAAAAATACAAATCCGTTATCGATAGCTTCCATAAAATGGAGGAGACCGAACTGATGAAAGAAAAGCGCGGTAACCTGATGCGGGAGCTGAAATCATTAGCCGAAAGCAGTAACGTTGAAGCCGAACTTCAGGACGTGGACTTATTTAAACTAATGACGGTTTTCGAAAAAGTGTTGAAGCGCTTTGAAGCTGAAAAAAACAAACCCGTACATCAGGTTATTCAGTACCCGTACACCATGGAAGACCAGAAGAAATACCTGTTGAACGAAGTGGCCACAAAGGAGCGTGTTTCTTTTACCGAAATTGTTGAAACCTATAAAACCCGGATTGCTTTAATCTTCAACTTTCTTTCCATCCTTGAATTGTTGGCTGTGGGCCAATTGGGAATTCAGGTAGGAGAGGGTTATAATAATTTTTGGATTACAAAGGCTGGTGCGGTAGAAACTCCAGCGAGTTAATCTTCCACAGGCCTAGCATTAAACTCATCCACCAATCCACCGGTAATGCGTACAAGTTCTGTTCGACTGAACAGTACATTATAAATGGCCAGCAAATTTTCGAGTGCTGCGTTTTGATACGCTTCCTGTACAATGCGAAGGTCAATAGCACTAAGCGCACCATTTTTATACCGCTCATTGGCCAACTCCAGGTTTAGTTCTGCAGCCTTAAATTTAACATTCGCAATTTCAACGAGTTGCCTGCGCAGGTTGTAATCATCATAGGTTACCTGAAGTCCATTTTCCAACGAAAGTTTCAACTGATCAACACTCATTTGAGCAATTTGCTCCCGCACTTGTGCATTCTCAATGTTGCGGTTAATCTGGCCCCCGTTAAAAAGCGTATAACGCAAGGTGAAGTTTCCGTACGCTCCATATGAGTATCCATTATTGGTTTGATTAACCTGGATTCTCGAAGGCGCTGTATTTGTTACCGGTGAATTGATGTCTCCGTTAACATAACCAACGGTGGTTGTTACGTCTGGTCCAGTATTGGATCCAAAATTGGCATTTAGTCTGTCGCGCGAGCCGTTTACTCCTGTATTAAACGTTACGGTTGGATAGCGATCGGCCATAGCTGCTTTGGTGGCCAGGCGCATCAACTCCTGATTCATATATTGATTGCGTAGATTGGTATTTGTTGAGGTCATTTTTCTGCGCAAATCATCCAGGCCGTAAACCTCATCTATAAAAGTAAGGGAATCTGTTAGGGTGTATACCGTGCTGATATCTTCGTTCAATAAAACATTAAGATTCCGGATTGTATTTTTATAGGTTAATTCCTGAAGCAGGTAATTGGTTGAGTCCGTTAAGTAATCATTTTGAGCCTGCAGTACATCAAACGTGATAGCACCGCCCAATTCTTTCCTCAGCTTCACATAATCAAACCTTTCTCGTGAAAAATCCATTACCTTTTTTCGCAAGTCGGTGCGTTCGCGCTCCATCAAGGCCAAATAATAATTCAGTATTATTGCCTGAATCGTATTCTCGATAACCAACGTAGCATTTCCATAACTTACCTTTTCCAATTGCTCCAGTTGACGCTTGGAAACGCGCACAAAAAAACCATCAAAAAGCACGAATTGTACATCCAGTTGACCAACCAGGTTACCGGAAATATTTTGACCTGGAACAGCAAACGGGTTAGCCGGCTGACGATAAGTTATGTTGTTGTTTTGGTTGCCATTTAAGTTAACTGACGGTAATGCACCCGCTTGTCCCCAATTGTTGTTGCGGCTGGCAATATCGATTTCCAATTTTTGTATCTGAACATCAAAATTGTTTTGCAGCCCAAGTTCAATAGCTCGCGCCAGGCTTAACTGCTCCTGCGCTAAACTCAAAAAAGGAAAAAGAAAAAGTGCTAATAAAAGATACCTCATAGTTACGCTTCAATAACGGCTCGTGCTTCCTTGCTACTGAAATACGAGTAAATGGCCGGGATTACATAAAGAGTTAAGATAGTGGCAAACAGCAAGCCCCCGATAACCGCAATACCCATCGACACACGACTTTCTGAACCAGCCCCCAAAGCAAGGGCAATGGGAAGAATTCCAAGAATAGTAGACATACTGGTCATCAGAATGGGGCGGAATCGTGATTCAGCTGCATTGATAACGGCTTCAAGCCGATTCATTCCTTGCTCTTTACGTTGGTTGGCAAATTCCACAATCAAAATACCGTTTTTAGTTACCAGCCCGATCAACATGATGATTCCGATCTGACTAAATACGTTTAAGGTTTGATCAAAATACCATAGCGATAACAATGCCCCTGCCAAGGCTAGTGGTACAGTAAACATGATTATAAACGGATCACGGAAACTTTCAAATTGCCCGGAGAGAACAAGATAGATGATAGCTAAGGCGATCAGAAAAGCCTGGTAGATGGTAGATGAACTTTCGGCAAATTCCCGGGATGTTCCATCTAAGCTCGTTGTGTAGGTTTCATCCAACACTTCATCCGCTATTTTTCTCATCTCTTCAATGCCTTCTCCCAAGGAAACACCTGAGGCTAATTGCGCACTAACCTTTGCAGATGAGTATCGATTAAAACGATACAATTGCGGAGGGCTACTCAACTCCTGCATGGTAACCAGGTTATCCAATTGAATTAAATCTCCCCGGTTGTTCTTTACATATAAGGCTTTCAAATCCAGCGGTTCGTTACGGTCCTGACGCTCCACCTGTCCAATGATCTGGTATTGCTTACCATCCATTATGAAGTTACCGAAGCGAGAACCGCTTAACCCCAATTGCAGTGTTTGAGCAATATCAAAAACATTTACACCCAGGGTTCTTGCTTTATCGCGATTGATGGAAATGCTTATTTCGGGCTTGTTGAATTTCAAATCGAGATCGACAAATGTAAACTTGGGATTTGCCGAAGCTTTTGAAACAAATTCAGGAAGCACAGCTTTGAGTTTATCAATGTCGGCCGCTTGAATTACAAATTGTACAGGCAGTCCACCCCTTCTGTCGCCAATTGTTTGTGGTAATGATGCAAAACTTCGAATACCTGTCATGGTTCGTAATCGCTTTGTCAGATCATCTGAAATTTCAACGTGAGAACGATCCCTCTCCTTTGCGTCTGTTAGCATCACCCGCACAAAACCAGAATTCACACCTCCACCTGAAAAACCGGGTGCCGTAACAGAAATCGTTCCTTCTCGTTCAGGAATCCATGTAGTATTAATTGAATCTGTAATGGCTTTAACATATTGATCCATGTACTCGTATGTGGCCCCTTCAGTAGCCTGCATTTGAAGTCGAAACTCACCCCGATCTTCCATTGGCGCCAACTCCGTTGGAATATTAGCTCCAAGCAAATAAATCAAACCAGCCGCAACAACGATAATAACAAATCCCATCCAGCGCATTTTCATAAAACTTGAAAGGGATCGCGTGTACAAATCATTTAACCAAATAAAGAAGGGTTCAGTAACCCGATACAACCACGGCTGCTTGGCGCGTTTTTTCAAAATGCGCGAACACATCATGGGCGTGAGTGACAATGAAACAAAGGAAGAAATCACCACTGCACTGGCTACAACTAAACCGAACTCACGAAACAACCGGCCTGTTAGCCCTTGAAGAAATATTACGGGAAGGAATACAGCTACAACCGCAACTGTAGTCGAGATTACAGCAAAATAAATTTCAACAGCACCTTTTTTTGCCGCCTCCGTTGGTTCTTCACCATCTTCAACTTTTGTATAAATATTCTCCAACACAACAATAGCATCGTCCACCACCAAACCAATGGCCAACACAATTCCTAACAGCGTTAATACATTTACTGTAAAACCAAGCAGGTACATAAGAAAAAATGTACCGATAAGTGAAATTGGAATAGTAACAACCGGAATGAGTGTAGTACGCCAGTCGCGCAAAAAAATGAAGATAATTGAAAGCACCAGTACAAAAGCTATAATGATAGTCTCTTGCACTTCAAGTATAGATGCCCGAATATATTTTGTTGAGTCGTAACTCAAAAGAATTTCAACATCAGGAGGAAGATCGCGCTTGATTTGCTCAAGGCGTTCATACATTCTATCTGCAATGTCGATATTATTAGCACCCGGTTGTGCTACTATGGCCAACGCAACACTTGGTACACCATCGCGTCTTAGTAAGGTACGATCATTCTCTGCACCGAGCTTGGCATATCCAATGTCACTGAACCGAACAATGTTATCGCCATCCTCTTTAATAATCAGGTTGTTAAAATCTTCTTCTGTAACCAACCGGCCAACCGTACGCACAGTTAGTTCGGTTGCCTCGCCTTCCACCCGGCCGGATGGCAACTCCACATTCTCTCGGTTCAATGCCTGAAGCACATCTGAGGGAGCCAATTTCAAGGAGGCTAATTTGATCGGATCCATCCACATACGCATGGAATATCTTCGCTGTCCCCAAATGTGTACAACACTTATACCCGGTATTGTTTGAAGGCGCTCTTTAAAAGTTATCTCAGCAATACGCGATAGCTCCAACAAGTCACGCTTATCACTTAGAATTGAAAAGAAAATAATCGGGCTTGAGTCCGCATCAGCTTTGGAAACCACGGGTGGGTCTACATCAGGCGGCAAATTTCGAATCGCGCCAGAAACTTTATCACGAACATCGTTGGCCGCAGCTTCAAGATCAATTCCTAATTCAAATTCAACCGTAATGTTGCTTCTTCCTTCACGACTGGCAGAAGTAATGGTTCGAATCCCTGCAATGCCGTTGATGGCATCTTCAAGTGGCTCTGTTATTTGCGATTCAATTACATCTGAATTTGCACCCACATAGCTGGTTGACACTGAGATTACTGGCGGATCAACACTGGGAAATTCACGCACACCCAGGTACGTAAATCCGATAAAGCCAAACAGCACAATCACCAATGACATCACAATGGCCAGCACCGGTCGCTTAATACTGATATTTGATAAACTTGCCATTCTCTTTTCTTTACAGTTCTACCCTAAAAACACAATCACTGTACTTTGGTTAGCGAAACATCTAACCCATTTCGCATTTGCAACAATCCCGTGGTTATCAGCGTATCTCCGGAATTCAATCCGGAAACAATTTCAACGTTGCGGTCAGTCCTTAAACCTATTTCTACTTTTGTTTCGGTGGCTTTTCCGGATTTATTCAGATAAACTTTGTGACCACTCAACTCGGGTACCACCGCTTCTGAGGGAACCAATATGGCGTTGTCGATAGTTTGAAGGATTAATTCAACCCGCACAAACTGTCCTGGCAGTAAAAGATTGCCGGTATTATCGGCTAAAGCACGAACTTTTAATGTTCGGGTACTGGCGTCTATCTGTGGCTCTATGGCATACACTTCACCCTCCAGTACGCGTGCATCATTCTCTATGGTGAAGAAAATTTTCTTTCCCGGCTGAACCTGTGTACTGTATCGACCAGGTACCGCAAAATCAATTTTTGCAGGGCTCAAATTATACAACGTTGCAATAACTGTGCTGGAGTTGATGAAGGCTCCTTCACTGACAAAACGTAATCCAATTGTTCCGTCAAACGGTGCGCGAATTTTGGTTTTCTCCCATTGTGCCTCTAACAGCCGGATGTCTGCGTTGGTAACATTTAAACGATTCAATGCATTGTCATATTCCTCCTGACTAATAGCGTCTTTCTCCAGAAGTTTACGTTGGCGGAATTCATTATCCTCGTTTAGCTTTTTGTTATGTCTCTCTTTGGTAAGCTGCGCTTCAAGTTCATCATCGTTTATCTCAACCAGAAGGTCGCCTTTTTTTACCCGTTTACCTTCCCGGAAATATATGCGTGAAATCTTTCCTGATATTTCACTTTTTATTTCTAAAGATTCATTAGGCAGAACTGAACCCGTAATCACCAATTTATTATCCAGGCGCTCTGGCTTTAACACCAAAGCTTCCACAGGAAGTTTGGGCTGGGCTAAGTTTGCGGCAGGGCCTTGCTCATCTTTTGAACTAAAAAGATTTAGCTTTGGTAAAGCCAACAAAAACAATACACCTAAAACAACAACGCCTGTAAGAATTTTTTTCTTCATAGTAAGTAAAAGTATCGGACCCGGAATTAGTTCCCGGATAAAAACAGTTGGTGCAATGACAGCACTTGAGGGATCACCAGTTGAGAATCATCGTTGAAGATTATGTGGTCTGCCCGCTTCAACTTTACTTCATCCGGCATTTGGTTTTTAATTATTGCGCGGACATCTTTTTCGCTACGGTGCAAGTCGCGACCAAGCACCCTGGATACTTTTATATCTTCAGGCGCGTATACCACAATAATCTTATCCAACGCCTTATACGAACCTGCCTCAAACATGAGAGCAGCTTCCTTTAGTACGTATACCTCTCTGCTGTTTTCCTTCAACCATTGCCTGTAGTCTTCTCCAACCCTGGGATGAACCAGTTTGTTCAATAACTCGAGTTTATCCGGATCATTAAATACCGTTTCCCCCAGGTACTTTCGGTTCAGGCTACCATCGGCATGGTACGCCAAATCTCCGAATTCCTGACGGATTTGAGAGACCAGTATTCCATCGGTGGTCATTAAGGATTTCGCTCGGCTATCGGCATCGTATACGGAAATTCCAAGGCATTGAAATATGCGGCACACCAGGCTTTTGCCTGAGCCAATGCCCCCTGTAACGCCAACCTGAAGCGGCTTTTTCATGATGATTTCTTAAAAACTAATGTGCAGCGTATCTACCGCTACATGGTGAACAAAAGGCGGCAGATTAACCAGGCGCGGAACAAGTTTATGTGTTCCTTTAGGTAATCCTTCAAGATCAAGCACGGCTTCAACCTGCCCGACCTGATTGCTTTGCAGATTTGCCGGAACATCATACCGAAAATGAATCTTGCTTATGGCAGCCATTGTCCGCAGCCCTCTGGGTATATTCACAATGGTTAGCGTGGCGGAATCACTTCGCTGTACCAACTCACTAACAGGAATGCCTACGCGAACCGCGGAAGGTTCAATTTGTATTAAATTACCCGGTACCGTAACGGCCACTAATTCATCAAAAGGTTCATCTAAGTTGCTGACTTCGGGCTTAAGTTGAAAGTTATCCGGCACACGAATCACCTGACTTTGCGGGCCCTCCAACCAAACGGTATCAGGCACAACCGTAACTTCACCTGATAAACCATACCCTGCGCGGATGTACTGCTCCACCGAGTCAACGTGTATCTGAATGCGTTTTCTTATTTTTGGATCGATCTGAAGATGCAGCGTATCCGTGATAACAAAGTTTATTTGAAGCCCCTCCATTTGACCGGAGAACAAAGCCGGCAATGTAGCGCCAACAATTTTTTTTACTTCCGAGGGATTCTCTAATGGTATACGCAAGGGCGGCACCTTCAGGCCTGCGCTTTTACGAAACAAATCCCAGCCAAGTCCGGTAACATTCAGTTTAATATCCTCCGGCAAGGGCTTTACCGCTACATAACTTTCCTGATCGTAATCAAATACCAGCGGAAAATCGATGCTGGCTGAATAATTTTTGTTGAGTGAATTGAAAATCCAGAAGATGGCAGCCGCAAAAATACACAGCAGTATAACCTTCCAGTTTTTGTTATTAAATCGAAAAAAACTCAATATCGATTGGATCAATGCCATTACATCGGATGCAGTGTTTTTCTGTTCGTGTCAGGCTCCTTTATTGGCTGCTTTAGTTGCTTCCAGCGAAATGGCCGACTTGTTAAACTTGATGCGTCCGCCCTTTTCAACTTCCAGTATAAATGTATCCTTCTCAAGCTCAGCCACACGGCCATGCGCTCCACCAATGGTGACCACATAATCGCCACGCTGAATGTCATCAATAAATTTTTTCTGGTCTTTTGCTTTTTTCTGTTGCGGCCTGATCATGAAAAAATAAAAGATAACAATCATGAGGCCCATCATGATGTAGAAACTGTAGTTGCTTCCTTGTGCCTGCGCTTGTGCTAAAATGGAATAGATCATATAGTCGGTATAAAATTTTACGGTTTAAAGTTAGGCTTAAAAATACGCATCCCAAACCCGTATAGGTTTGGGATGACGTATATGCTTTTTATCGTTAATTACTTCGCAGGACCCTGCGCTTCGTTCTTTGGAACAACCATAGCCTTAAAGCTAAGTACAGTTTGCTTTGGCCAGGTGTTGGCCGTTACGGTAACGGTTTTGTTTTGCATGTTGGGCTTTCCGTTGCTGTCAAATTCTGCTTTTACAAAACCTTCGCCACCAACCGGAATAGGCTCTTTCGACCAATCCGGAACAGTACAACCGCAAGTAGGCTGTGCACTTTGAATAATCAATGGGGCCTCTCCTGTATTCTTGAACTTGTACGTATACACCACTTTTTGTCCTTCCTGAATGGTTCCGAAATCGTGCTCCGTTTTCTCAAACTGAATCACGGGAAGTGGACCCTCAGGTTTTTGCTCGGGCTGAGCAGGAACAGGATTTTCAGTTGGCGTTACAGAAACTGGTGCTGGCTTCTTCCCTTCCAACTCCGACAACCTTGCCTCAAGCGCTGCAATTTTCTTTTCTGCGTCCTTATCCTTGCAGGCAACTAACATTAACGCCACAAGGCCTATCATCCAAATGCTTCTTTTCATCAACATAGTTATTCAGTTTATTTATTCTTACCCTTAATCTGGTCTAAAAGTTCATCTACGTCCTCTAAAAGTTTTTCGGCTTTCAGTTTTGCATCGTCCACTACTTTTTGGCCCATGGATTTAGCCTCGGTTGTCAAAGGCGTCTCCTTGCCTTCAACAAAATCGTTCAGCAACGTTTGAAGCATATCCTTATACTTCTCAAGCTGAAACGATAATTTCTGCCGGGTGTTGATTCCTTTATCGGGGGCATAGAGGATGCCCAAAATAGCTCCGGCTGCTGCGCCAGCCAGGAAAGCCACTAACGTATTTCCACTTTTTTTGCTCATAGAACCTCAAATTTCACCACTAATTTCCGGATTTCCATGCCAAACCGGTTGAACGGTGGAAAATCGCTCAAAAATACACCAGCACAATAATTTGTAACAGGAAAATGAGCCAGAAAATGGCCCTTTAACGGGTTTTTAACAATTATTTATTGTCCATGAGCCCGCGGCCACTCTTCTTGATTTTGCCTTCCGTTTTCAGATGTTTGGTAATTACATCCAAAATACCGTTGATAAACTGCCGGCTTTTCGGGGTGCTGTAGTTTTTGGCCAGTTCAATGTATTCGTTCATGGTAACTTTAACGGGTATGCTCGGAAAACTCAGCATCTCGGTAATGGCCATTTCAAGAATAACCCGGTCGATCAGCGGCAAGCGATCAACCTCCCAGTTGCGGGTGTTGTCGGCAATGAGTTTGCTGTATTCGGGTGCCAGGTTAACGGAGCCTGAAAATAGGTGTTCAATAAAGTGAAGGTCATCTTCCCAATTGAGCGATAACTGGTGCAGATGCAAAGGCTCTCCGGAAGCCGGATCGTAAGACTTTACTGTCTTTTCCACCATGCCTTTCACAATCTCACGGTCCTCCGACCAATGCAGCACTTCCTCCTCAAAAAAATCGTTGATGGTGGTTTTGCCCAAAATGACCCTGCGAAATACATGGTTCAGGATTCGTTTCTGATCATCAACCGAAGGAGACTTCTTATCAAGATAAGCCATGTATTCGTTATCCTGCTTTACCACATCGCGCAACCAAAGCTGAACACGGTCAAATTTATTATCCCAGGTCGCATTTAACCGAAGCGCTTCTTTTTTAAGATCGTTGCTCGCTTGTAAACCTTGAACCCACTTATTATTTACAAAATTCGAATGGTTGATTTTTTTGTCTGCCTTTGCAGCTTCAGCTATGGCAATAGCCAACGTTAACACGGAAAGGTAGTAGCGATAAATTTTTTCTACATCCTGCTTGAGGCTCTTTTTGAAAAAGCGCACATCGTCAGCCACCGTTTTGCGGTAGTGATCCAAACTTTCTTCTACAACTTTTTTGATTTTTTCGTTTTCATGCTCAACAGAAGCTGCTGTTTCAAAAACCTTATCCAGCAACTTGAGTGCTTCCTTCTTCTGCTTGGTCAGTTCTTTTTTATCCTGCGGCTCCATGGAGTTTAAATCCGGAGCAAAGGCTTGTTCAATGTTGTCGCAACACAACAGGTAATTCGCTTCTTTACTTTGTTGGAAGGCAAAGAGGCTTTGCATGACTTTTATGCGGAGGCTTCTGCGATTAAGCATGTTTCAAAGAACAATAAAAAGTAAAATAAAAAAGTCGCTTGCCGGGCTAACCTTAACAAGCGACTTCAAAAATAGCAATTCCTTTATTAACGCGGAATTCTCACACGACCAACTTCTTCAATTCGCTTTTCAGCCAATTTAATGGCCGCTTCCTGCGTGTTGATTTTCTCCTGCTCCGCCAATGCGAAAATATTCAAGCAAGTGGTGTAAATCTTCTCAGCCTGCTCAAATACACGGGCGCGGTTATAGTTGCCTAGGTATTCGTTGTACACATTGATCAATCCGCCCGCGTTAATCAGAAAATCCGGTGCATATGTAATGCCACGATCGATCAGCATGTAGCCATGCTTAATTTCATCTTTTAACTGATTATTAGCTGCACCCGAAACGATGCTACACTTCAGGCGAGGAATGGTATCATCATTCAACGTTGCACCCAATGCACAAGGTGCATAAATATCTACATCCAGATCATACACAGCATCCTGAGCAACGGCTTTAACACCATGCTTCTTAGCCAGCATCTGTACTTTTTCTTCATTGATATCAGCAATCATCACCTGGGCATTTTCTTTTACCAGGTGCTCTACGAGGTACATACCCACCTGGCCAACACCCTGAACAACAATCTTCTTACCTTCCAGTGAGTCGTTACCAAATACTTTTTTAGCAGAAGCTTTCATGCCGAGGTAAGTGCCGTATGCCGTTACCGGAGAAGGATCTCCTCCGCCACCTAATGATTCAGGCAAGCCGGTAACATGTTTGGTTTCCATGCTGATGTACTCCATGTCGGCTGTTTTCATGTTCACATCCTCAGCAGTAATGTATTTACCACCCAGGCTATTCACGAATTTTCCGAACCGTCTCATGAAGGCTTCAGTCTTCATGGTTTTGGCATCGCCAATAATCACAGCTTTTCCACCACCCAGGTTCAACCCGCTGATGGAGGCTTTGAATGTCATGCCGCGCGACAAACGCAACACATCAACCAAGGCTTCATGCTCGTCATTGTAATGCCACATGCGTGTACCGCCCAAGGCAGGACCCAGTACGGTGTTGTGAATGGCAATGATCGATTTTAAGCCGGTGGCTTCGTCATAACAAAACACAACCTGCTCATGACCCATTTGAGCGACAGTGCCGAACAATCCGGCCTGCTCAACTTTCTCTAGCGCTTTAATCTCCATCAAATTTGTTTTAGTAATGTTTGTACTACTTTTACAGGCCGCAACCGGGCGGAAATCACGTTAAAAATGGATGCACAAAGGTACCGCTTTTTACCTGCTTAGCAACCAAAACAAACGTTTGCGAAAACCAATAGTGGTTTGTTTCGTTTTAAGAAAGGTTCGCCAAATTTTATTAAATGAAGGAGCTTAAATACCTCAATAAATACCTACTCAAATACAAGCGGTTGATCTTGCTTGGATTGCTGTTTGTGGTCATCTCAAACGTCTTCCAGATCATTCCGGCACAGCTTGTTCGCCATTCTTTGGACCTGGTTTCTGAAAACATTCGGGTGTATCGCACCTTCGATGGACTCTCCATACAGGATAGCTTTTTCAAGGTTTTTGCTTTCGGTATTCTCATGTATGCCGGATTAATTCTATTGATGGCCTTGCTACGCGGATTTTTTCTTTACCTCGTTCGCCAAACGCTTATTGTCATGTCGCGGCATGTGGAGTTTGATTTGAAGAACGAAATATTTGCCCACTACCAGGCACTTCCGTTAAGCTTTTACCGAAAGAACAACACCGGTGATCTGATGAATCGCATCTCCGAAGATGTGAGCCGTGTGCGCATGTACCTTGGCCCGGCTATTATGTATGGATTGCAACTCATTACGTTGTTCATGATGTTGATCCCCTGGATGTTTCATGTTAGTACCATGCTTACGTGGTACGCACTTATTCCATTACCGCTTCTTTCGCTAAGCATTTATTTTGTCAACAACATTATTGAAAGACGCTCCGAACAAATTCAAAAAAGTCAGTCACGATTGTCAACTTTTGTTCAGGAGGCATTCAGTGGAATTCGTGTGCTGAAATCATTCAACCGCGAACATGAATCCATCCGGAAATTTGAACTTGAAAGCGATGAATACAAACATCAATCACTTAAGCTCACCAAAGTTCAGGCATTGTTTTTTCCGCTCATTATGGGACTGATCGGACTCAGTACCATTCTTACCATTTATGCAGGAAGCACTGAAGTAATTCGCGGTAACCTTACCCTTGGCAACATTGCCGAGTTTATCATTTACGTGAACTTATTGACATGGCCGGTAACCTCATTAGGGTATACCAGCAGCCTGGTGCAACGCGCTGAAGCGTCACAAAAAAGAATC contains these protein-coding regions:
- a CDS encoding segregation/condensation protein A; translated protein: MTTTAQENFEVRLPLFEGPFDLLLFFIERDELDIYDIPIAKITKDFLDYLHHLDTLNVEVASEFILVAATLMRIKSKMLLPRPQIDEQGNEIDPREELVKHLLEYKKYKSVIDSFHKMEETELMKEKRGNLMRELKSLAESSNVEAELQDVDLFKLMTVFEKVLKRFEAEKNKPVHQVIQYPYTMEDQKKYLLNEVATKERVSFTEIVETYKTRIALIFNFLSILELLAVGQLGIQVGEGYNNFWITKAGAVETPAS
- a CDS encoding TolC family protein, with translation MRYLLLALFLFPFLSLAQEQLSLARAIELGLQNNFDVQIQKLEIDIASRNNNWGQAGALPSVNLNGNQNNNITYRQPANPFAVPGQNISGNLVGQLDVQFVLFDGFFVRVSKRQLEQLEKVSYGNATLVIENTIQAIILNYYLALMERERTDLRKKVMDFSRERFDYVKLRKELGGAITFDVLQAQNDYLTDSTNYLLQELTYKNTIRNLNVLLNEDISTVYTLTDSLTFIDEVYGLDDLRRKMTSTNTNLRNQYMNQELMRLATKAAMADRYPTVTFNTGVNGSRDRLNANFGSNTGPDVTTTVGYVNGDINSPVTNTAPSRIQVNQTNNGYSYGAYGNFTLRYTLFNGGQINRNIENAQVREQIAQMSVDQLKLSLENGLQVTYDDYNLRRQLVEIANVKFKAAELNLELANERYKNGALSAIDLRIVQEAYQNAALENLLAIYNVLFSRTELVRITGGLVDEFNARPVED
- a CDS encoding efflux RND transporter permease subunit translates to MASLSNISIKRPVLAIVMSLVIVLFGFIGFTYLGVREFPSVDPPVISVSTSYVGANSDVIESQITEPLEDAINGIAGIRTITSASREGRSNITVEFELGIDLEAAANDVRDKVSGAIRNLPPDVDPPVVSKADADSSPIIFFSILSDKRDLLELSRIAEITFKERLQTIPGISVVHIWGQRRYSMRMWMDPIKLASLKLAPSDVLQALNRENVELPSGRVEGEATELTVRTVGRLVTEEDFNNLIIKEDGDNIVRFSDIGYAKLGAENDRTLLRRDGVPSVALAIVAQPGANNIDIADRMYERLEQIKRDLPPDVEILLSYDSTKYIRASILEVQETIIIAFVLVLSIIFIFLRDWRTTLIPVVTIPISLIGTFFLMYLLGFTVNVLTLLGIVLAIGLVVDDAIVVLENIYTKVEDGEEPTEAAKKGAVEIYFAVISTTVAVVAVFLPVIFLQGLTGRLFREFGLVVASAVVISSFVSLSLTPMMCSRILKKRAKQPWLYRVTEPFFIWLNDLYTRSLSSFMKMRWMGFVIIVVAAGLIYLLGANIPTELAPMEDRGEFRLQMQATEGATYEYMDQYVKAITDSINTTWIPEREGTISVTAPGFSGGGVNSGFVRVMLTDAKERDRSHVEISDDLTKRLRTMTGIRSFASLPQTIGDRRGGLPVQFVIQAADIDKLKAVLPEFVSKASANPKFTFVDLDLKFNKPEISISINRDKARTLGVNVFDIAQTLQLGLSGSRFGNFIMDGKQYQIIGQVERQDRNEPLDLKALYVKNNRGDLIQLDNLVTMQELSSPPQLYRFNRYSSAKVSAQLASGVSLGEGIEEMRKIADEVLDETYTTSLDGTSREFAESSSTIYQAFLIALAIIYLVLSGQFESFRDPFIIMFTVPLALAGALLSLWYFDQTLNVFSQIGIIMLIGLVTKNGILIVEFANQRKEQGMNRLEAVINAAESRFRPILMTSMSTILGILPIALALGAGSESRVSMGIAVIGGLLFATILTLYVIPAIYSYFSSKEARAVIEA
- a CDS encoding efflux RND transporter periplasmic adaptor subunit, with protein sequence MKKKILTGVVVLGVLFLLALPKLNLFSSKDEQGPAANLAQPKLPVEALVLKPERLDNKLVITGSVLPNESLEIKSEISGKISRIYFREGKRVKKGDLLVEINDDELEAQLTKERHNKKLNEDNEFRQRKLLEKDAISQEEYDNALNRLNVTNADIRLLEAQWEKTKIRAPFDGTIGLRFVSEGAFINSSTVIATLYNLSPAKIDFAVPGRYSTQVQPGKKIFFTIENDARVLEGEVYAIEPQIDASTRTLKVRALADNTGNLLLPGQFVRVELILQTIDNAILVPSEAVVPELSGHKVYLNKSGKATETKVEIGLRTDRNVEIVSGLNSGDTLITTGLLQMRNGLDVSLTKVQ
- the coaE gene encoding dephospho-CoA kinase (Dephospho-CoA kinase (CoaE) performs the final step in coenzyme A biosynthesis.) gives rise to the protein MKKPLQVGVTGGIGSGKSLVCRIFQCLGISVYDADSRAKSLMTTDGILVSQIRQEFGDLAYHADGSLNRKYLGETVFNDPDKLELLNKLVHPRVGEDYRQWLKENSREVYVLKEAALMFEAGSYKALDKIIVVYAPEDIKVSRVLGRDLHRSEKDVRAIIKNQMPDEVKLKRADHIIFNDDSQLVIPQVLSLHQLFLSGN